In the genome of Micromonospora sp. Llam0, the window TGACGGGGTGTGGGCGACGAAGGCGGACCAAGCGGCCGGCGCGAAGGCCAACGTGCCACCGGCCCGGTCCTTCGAATCGCGCACCAGCACCCGGCCCGGCAGGTTGTCGGCGACCTCCACACAGTTGCCGCCGTTCGGGCTGCTGCGGCTGGACTTGCGCCAGATCGGCTCACTCGTGTTCATCGATCATCCTCACGATCAGATCGCGGCCCGGTTCCGTGCCGGGTGTGAACGAGTGTCTGGTGTTTGGACTCCCACAGCCACCGTACCTGCGGAGGCACGACCAAGGTGGGCCAGAGACGGACGAGCGTCGGGCCGTCGAGCCATCGAGCCATCGAGCCATCGAGCCATCGAGCCATCGAACGAGATCATCTGCCGTTGTCGCTTCGCGGAGCACTGTCTCGTACAAGCTGGCCAGCCGGCGAGGGTTGGCAAGGTCGTACTGCGCTCGCCCCGACCAGACCAGACTCCTGGTCAGCGTGACCTGCCCACTGACCGGCCCGCGCAGATCGTCGAGGTGGTCGCTGACCACGTACGGGCGCTGGTCGGCGTAGCGCGATCCGCTCGGCGCGGCTCGCGCGGCCGGACTCACCCCCGGCCGGTGAGACGGGGGCGAGCCGGTCGGCTGAGCGCACATGCCCGAGGGCTTGATGGGGCGGCGGTGAGGGTGGGTCAGCGTACGGCTGACGGGGTGTGGGCGACGAAGGCGGACCAGGCAGCCGGCGCGAAGGCCAACGTGCCACCGGCCCGGTCCTTGGAATCGCGGACCAGCACCCGGCCCGGCAGGTTGTCGGCGACCTCCACACAGTCGCCACCGTTGGAGCTGCTGCGGCTGGACTTACGCCAGATCGGCTCACTCGTGTTCATCGATCATCCTTAGCATCAGGTCGCGGCTCTGGCTGACGGTGAGTGCCAGTCCCGACACAGCATCCCACGTCTGTTCCAGGTCGAGCACGTCCTGAGCCTCGGTGACGATCCGGCCACTCAGCTGGTCGTCGAGGTAGCAGGCCCGCCGGTCGTTGGGGAGGCAGGCGATGACGAACGCGCCCGCGATCCCGGGGTGCATGCCGACGTCGGCGGGGAGCACCCGGATCTGCACATCCGGGCGGTGACCGATGTCGACCAGGTGCTCCAGCTGGTCCTTCATGAACGCGCCGGTCAGGCGCAGCACCGCCTCGGCGATGATCGCGGTGAACTGGAAGTCCTCGTCGCGGTCCAGCGTGGCCGACTGGCGTTCCAGTCGGACGGCGAGCGCCTCGTCGAGCCGCCGCCGGGTGCGCGGCCCGGCGGTGAGTACCGCGCGGGCGTACGCCTCGGTCTGCAACAGCCCTGGGATCACCAGCGGCTGGAACGAGCGCAGCACCAGCGCCCGGCGCTCACTCTCCAGCCAGGAGCGCAGCCACAGAGCCTGCGCGTCCTCCCGGGCTGTCCGGGACAGCCGCTGGATCTGGTCGCCGGTCTCGTAGATGCGGTCGAGGTCGACGGCGGTGTCCGGCAGCGGGATCGACTTGCCGGTCTCGAACGCGCCGATGAGGGAATTGCTGACCCGGATGGCCTCACCCACCTGGGCCTGGGTCAGGTTGCGCTTGAGGCGCTCACTGCGCAACAGATCCTGAAGCTCGCTCATTTCCTGGCCTCCATTGGAATCCATTGGTACGCGCTGGAATGACTGACGCACGGCAATCGGTGAACTGAGTATTCCGTGTCGAGGTCGAACAGTCCAGGGTGGAAATCGCCACAGGTGCTTCGACGACGGCAAGGGAGACCGCGTGTTACGTAACGACGGAATCGGCGGCACATCCCGCCTCGCCCGCTACACCTCGATCGGCACCCCACCCGGCGGGAAAGAGGATCATGATCCGATGCCGAATCGCCCGCCGTTGCCGGACAGCGTCCACCTGTCAGTGGATCATCCGGTGGTACAGCGGGCCCGCGAGATCGTCAGCACCCACCTGCCGAGTCGGCTCGCCGAATGCCGGGTGTGCAATTCCGCCGCGCTCTGCGAGCCGTTCACGAAGGCACTCGCGGTGCTGCGCCGGCACGATCCGGGAAAGGCCCGACGGGTGATGGCCGTACTCTATTTCGCCGGCCTGTGGCCTCCGGTGACCCTCGACGACGACGCCGACACAGGCGACGACGACTCCGATGAGGATGGGAGTGGTGACGATGTCGCGTGACGAACTGCTCCGCGTCGGCGACACGCTGCGTCTCGGCAAGGCCGACTGGGTGTATGCCGACCGGCCGATGATCGTCCGGGTCGCCGACATCCGCTACGGGCTCGACCAGGAGCAGTCGCAGGTCGTCGGGCTTATCGGCACCGTCGTCGCCGGTGGCCGCGACGGCCGGATGGTGGCGATCGCGGTCTACAAGAGCGCGTTGACCCGCCCCGGTGTCGTCGAGCGCCCACGCCCCGTCAACGGCGAGACCTACGACAATCAGCCCCATGGGCACTGAGCGCACGCCGGCCGTACCACTCGACTCCGCGCACGCGGTGACCGCGAGCCGGCTGTGCGCCTGGCTCATCATGGCGGGTTGGCCGGCAGAGCAGCTGCTGCAGACGTCACCGGCCGACCACCTCGGCTGAAGGAAACGCGGGGTCAGGGGCGGTCCATCATCCGCAGCGCCATGGTCGGCGCGTCGGCCATCACCGACGTCGGGTTCGACACGCCACCGGTGGCCCAGACCTTCGACCGGGCGATGTGCACCCCCGGGTAGAGCTCGACGACGTCGGTGGCCTGCAACGGCCGGGCCTGGCGTTTGATGGTGCGGCGTTCGTCGTCGTCGGGTGAGCCACCCGGCCGTACGCCGGTGCCGTTGGTGCTGACGTCCTGCACGACGAGATCCCTGCCGTGCAGCTCGAACCGGACGTGGCTGCGGCTGATCCAGCGCCGCGCCTCCTCGGTGAGCCACTGGCCGAGCATGATGCCTTCGCCGCGCTCGGGTGCCCGGCCGACCACCATCGGGTGGTCGGCGGCGACGACGAACCGCTGCCGGACCATGCCGTCGATCCGGATCGACAGCACCTCGGCCGGCGGGCGGGCACCGGCCTCGGTGAGTCGTTCCCCGTGCCGGGGGCAGGTCGGCTGGCCGGTCCGCAGCGTCGGCGGCGGCTGCCCGCCGGGGCGGCCGACCCGCATCCGGCCGAACAGCGCGCACTCCGGGTCGGGGCAGCTCCACAGCCGGGCCAGCAGCTGGGCACCGGCCGGCGACGGCTCGGCGGTCGCCGGTGTGTTGCCGCCGCCGGCGCGGGCGGTCAGCGCCGGGCCGCCGTGGCCGGGCAGCGGGGCGAGCAGCCGGCCAGGCTGGTTGAGCCACTGGTAACGCCCGCGCATGCCGTCGAACCGGTGGCGGCTGAGCACCGGCAGGCCGAGCAGTTCGGCGACCTCCAGCAGCCGGTCGGCGGGGTCGGCGAGCACCTCCACCAGACCGTCGTCGGACCACCGGCGGGCGACCATCCGCTCGTTGGAGGTCAGGTCGGCGTCGGAGAGCAGGCCGCGGTGCACGACCACGTACACCGGGACGTTCTCCTCGGCGACGCTGCGGCCGAGGGCGTCGATCAGCTGCCCGAGGCGCAGCATGTTGGCCGGTCGCCCGTTGTCGAAGTCGACGTACCGGACGACCTCGGCCAGGTCCACGACGGCGCGTGCGGTCGCCGGGTCGGTGCTGAGTCGGCGCTCGATCGCGTCGAGCACCTTGCTGACCTCAAATCTCACCGCGTACCTCCCCCGGTCTGGAATGTCACCGTGTCCGCTCCCCCTGTCAGCCCTGCGCCGCGACGATCTCGTCGATCCGGCGGGCCAGCTCGATGTCCAAGGCGGTGGTGCCGCCGGCCGAGTGGGTGCGGCACCGGAAGGTCAGGGTCCGCCACCGGATGTCGATGTCCGGGTGGTGGTCCATCTCCTCGGCGGCGATCGCCACCCGGGTCACCACGGCGACCGCGTCGGGGAAGGTCGCCAACGAGACGGTACGGGCGATCGCCTCGGGGTCGCCCACCCAGTCCGTCAGCTCCGCGAGCGCGGCCTGCACCTGTGCGGTGTCCAGCACCTCTGCCATGCGGTGACCTTACCGTCTGTCTCGCCCAGCTGATCGGCACGCGGGTCGCGGCGAGTAGGTTGACCGCTCATCAGTCATTCCTGTCAGGGAAGGCATAAATGCCACAAATAAGGCGAGTTACTGCAGTTGTCGGCGGGCTCGTTGTTTCGCTCACCCTCGTCGTCACCGGTTGTGGCCGGTCGGGCCCCGCCACCGGCCCGGACCCGACGGCCACCGCCTCGACCAGCTCCGCCGACGAGCGGGGCGACGCCACGGAAGCGCTGGCCGCCGCGATCGGCAAGGCCCAGGAGCAGCCTGCCAGGGTGCGGTTCATCATGTCCGGCCGGTCCGGCGGGACGACCGAGGCGCACGCCGAGACAGACCCGGAGAACCAACGGATCAAGATCGAGTCCTACTTCGAGGAGGACGGGTCCACGGTAATGATCACCATGATCCTGCTGGAACAAGACTTCTACCTGATGAACGACAGTGCAGATCAGGCTGGAGTCTGGTTCCACACCGAGCGGGCGAACCTCCCGCCCGGGGGCAGCTTCGACACGATGGCCAGAGGCGACGTGATCGGCGCGGCCGGTCTGATCCGCGGCGTCACCGCAGCCGAGTGGACCGGGGACAACGTGATCGCCGGCACCGTCGACCTGACCAGATGGTCCACCGTGGCCCTGCCCGATCTCGGCGAACTCGGCGACCTCGGTGAGCTGGGCGACGCGATCCGCGCCGTACCGTTCACCGCCGCCCTCGACGGCCAGCGCCGGCTCGTCGACCTGTCCCTCGGCGACGAGCAGCAGACGCCTGAGGTGCCGACGATCTGGCTGCGCCTCGGCAACTTCGGTCGGGCCGAGACCATCGAGGCCCCCACCTACGGTGAGATCGTGCCGATGCCGGAGGCGATGGTCGCCACGCTCGCCGAATGACCCCGACCGGCAGCGGTCGCGCACCTGTCGGCCGCGCACCTGTCGGCCGCGGGCCGCGTACCACTGTGCGGCGGTCCACCCGGGACCGGCACCGACCGGTAGGCCGACGCGGCACCAGCCGGCGGACGTCCTACCTCAGTGGTACGGCACAACGTCGAAGGCGCCACCATCGTGGCCTTCTCCCGCCGGCTGCATTCACGAGGGGACGGAACATCTTCATGCACATTCGACGGTTGACGCATGCCGGAATCGGCGTCGTCGCCGCGCTCTCGCTCGCGGTCTCCGGCTGCGGCGGCACGGCTGACACCGACGCACCCGCCACCGACAGCAGCACCGAGGCCGGTGCCGCCGACGACCGGGGTGACGCCACGGAGGCGATCGCCGCCGCCACCGCGAAGAGCACCGAGGAGAGCGCCCGGCTCACCATGAGCCTGGGCACTGAGACCGACGGCGTCCTGATGGAGGTCGTCGGCGACGTCGACCCCGCCAGTGACAAGTCGAACATCGAGATCAGCATGGGTGCCGACGACGACACGGTGAGCATCGTTCTTCGCCAGCTCGGCACCGACATCTACATGCAGCTCGGCGGCACGGACATGGCCGAGCTCGCCGACGTGTGGATGAAGTCGGACACGTCGAAGCTTCCCGCTGGTGCCGGCTTCAGCATGATGCCGACCGGTGACCCGGCCGAGATGATCGGCAGCGTCGCCGAGGCCGAGTGGTCCTCCGACACCGAGATCACCGGCTCGATCGACATGACCCAGTCGCCGAGCGCCGACGAGGAGATGCTCGCCGACCTGGGTGACGCCGCCAAGGCGGTGCCGTTCACCGCGACC includes:
- a CDS encoding DUF397 domain-containing protein, coding for MNTSEPIWRKSSRSSPNGGNCVEVADNLPGRVLVRDSKDRAGGTLAFAPAAWSAFVAHTPSAVR
- a CDS encoding DUF397 domain-containing protein, whose translation is MNTSEPIWRKSSRSSSNGGDCVEVADNLPGRVLVRDSKDRAGGTLAFAPAAWSAFVAHTPSAVR
- a CDS encoding helix-turn-helix transcriptional regulator; this translates as MSELQDLLRSERLKRNLTQAQVGEAIRVSNSLIGAFETGKSIPLPDTAVDLDRIYETGDQIQRLSRTAREDAQALWLRSWLESERRALVLRSFQPLVIPGLLQTEAYARAVLTAGPRTRRRLDEALAVRLERQSATLDRDEDFQFTAIIAEAVLRLTGAFMKDQLEHLVDIGHRPDVQIRVLPADVGMHPGIAGAFVIACLPNDRRACYLDDQLSGRIVTEAQDVLDLEQTWDAVSGLALTVSQSRDLMLRMIDEHE
- a CDS encoding FHA domain-containing protein → MRFEVSKVLDAIERRLSTDPATARAVVDLAEVVRYVDFDNGRPANMLRLGQLIDALGRSVAEENVPVYVVVHRGLLSDADLTSNERMVARRWSDDGLVEVLADPADRLLEVAELLGLPVLSRHRFDGMRGRYQWLNQPGRLLAPLPGHGGPALTARAGGGNTPATAEPSPAGAQLLARLWSCPDPECALFGRMRVGRPGGQPPPTLRTGQPTCPRHGERLTEAGARPPAEVLSIRIDGMVRQRFVVAADHPMVVGRAPERGEGIMLGQWLTEEARRWISRSHVRFELHGRDLVVQDVSTNGTGVRPGGSPDDDERRTIKRQARPLQATDVVELYPGVHIARSKVWATGGVSNPTSVMADAPTMALRMMDRP
- a CDS encoding 4a-hydroxytetrahydrobiopterin dehydratase translates to MAEVLDTAQVQAALAELTDWVGDPEAIARTVSLATFPDAVAVVTRVAIAAEEMDHHPDIDIRWRTLTFRCRTHSAGGTTALDIELARRIDEIVAAQG